GGAGGAACAGGTCGCTGCGCGCATCCGGAGCCGACCACAGCATCCGGGCGTCGACCGGGGACAACCGCATGTTACGAAAATAGGTACCATCGCAGGATGATTCAACGCTGGACGGCCTCGGTCGTGGCCGCCATCGCCCTCATCTCCGGAGTGTTCCTCGGCAGTGCGCCCGCCACGGCGGCGCCCGGCTGCGCCGACATCGAGGTCCTATGGGCCAGGGGAACCGCGGAACCGGGCGCGCCGATCGGGTACACCGGCCTGGCATTCGTCCAGGCGTTGCGCGGCCAGACACCCGGGCGGTCGCTGAACGCCCGCGGCGTCTCCTATGCCGCGAGCGACGACTTCAACAATCGCGTGAAGTTCGTCGAGTCGGTGAACGCCGGGGTCAAGTCGGCCCAGAACGTGATCAAGGGGATCGCGGCGAGGTGCCCGCGCAGCCGCATCGTCTTCGGCGGCTACTCGCAGGGCGCCGTGGTGGCCGGATACGCGCTGGTGGACAAGCTCCAGATCCCCCGCAAATACCTCGCCTACCAGCGGTATGCCCCGCCGCCGCTGCCCGCCTCGGTCACCAGCCACCTGGCCGCGGTCGTGTTCTTCGGCGAACCCTCTGCGCGTTTCATCCGCGATCTGGGCGCACCGCCGATCATCGTCGGCGGCCGTTTCCGCCCCAAGCTGGTGCGCTTCTGCGCCCCCGGCGACACCATCTGCAACGGCGCACCGGTCGGGGCGCCGTCGGTGCAGCACGGCCTGTACCCGTTCAACGGGATGACGGTCGCCGCCGCGGCCTTCGCCGTCCGGCGTCTGTAGAAACTATTCCGCGCGGAGCGCCTTGAGTGCCCGGTCGGCGTGGACATCCATGTTGACCTCCGAGGCGATCACCTCGGCGATCGTACCATCGGTGCGGATGGCGAAAGTGGTGCGCTTCGTGGGCATCCCGACCTTGGCGAGC
This genomic interval from Gordonia sp. X0973 contains the following:
- a CDS encoding cutinase family protein, whose translation is MIQRWTASVVAAIALISGVFLGSAPATAAPGCADIEVLWARGTAEPGAPIGYTGLAFVQALRGQTPGRSLNARGVSYAASDDFNNRVKFVESVNAGVKSAQNVIKGIAARCPRSRIVFGGYSQGAVVAGYALVDKLQIPRKYLAYQRYAPPPLPASVTSHLAAVVFFGEPSARFIRDLGAPPIIVGGRFRPKLVRFCAPGDTICNGAPVGAPSVQHGLYPFNGMTVAAAAFAVRRL